One segment of Pseudomonas asgharzadehiana DNA contains the following:
- the sfnG gene encoding dimethylsulfone monooxygenase SfnG: protein MSQQAVKFAYWVPNVSGGLVVSKIEQRTHWGIDYNRKLAQLAEAAGFEYGLTQIRFTAGYGADNQHESVAFSHALLAATTTLKVIAAILPGPWQPALAAKQLATIDQLTNGRIAVNIVSGWFKGEFQAIGEHWLEHDERYRRSEEFIRALKGIWTQDDFTFKGDFYRFNNYTLKPKPLGRPEVFQGGSSRAARDMAARVSDWYFTNGNTPEGIKAQVDDIRAKAAANNHSVKVGVNAFVIARDTEEEARAVLAEIIDKADPEAVNAFGDAAKQAGKASPEGEGNWAKSSFEDLVQYNDGFKTNLIGTPQQIAERIVALKAVGVDLVLAGFLHFQEEVEYFGKRVLPLVRELEAKAGIRQVA from the coding sequence ATGAGTCAGCAAGCCGTGAAATTTGCCTATTGGGTGCCCAACGTCAGCGGTGGGCTGGTGGTCAGCAAGATCGAGCAACGCACCCACTGGGGCATCGACTACAACCGCAAACTGGCGCAACTGGCCGAAGCCGCCGGCTTTGAATATGGCCTGACCCAGATCCGGTTCACCGCCGGCTACGGTGCCGACAACCAGCATGAGTCGGTGGCGTTCAGTCACGCGCTGCTGGCCGCGACCACCACGCTTAAAGTGATCGCCGCGATCCTGCCGGGCCCCTGGCAACCGGCGCTGGCGGCCAAGCAACTGGCGACCATCGACCAGCTCACCAACGGCCGCATCGCCGTGAATATCGTCAGCGGCTGGTTCAAGGGCGAATTCCAGGCCATCGGCGAACACTGGTTGGAACACGATGAGCGGTATCGCCGCTCCGAAGAATTCATCCGCGCCCTCAAAGGCATCTGGACCCAGGACGATTTCACCTTCAAGGGCGACTTCTACCGCTTCAACAACTACACCCTCAAGCCCAAACCCCTGGGCCGGCCGGAAGTGTTCCAGGGCGGCAGCTCACGGGCCGCGCGGGACATGGCGGCACGCGTTTCGGACTGGTACTTCACCAACGGCAACACGCCGGAGGGCATCAAGGCCCAGGTCGACGATATTCGCGCCAAGGCGGCGGCGAATAACCATTCGGTCAAAGTCGGCGTGAATGCCTTTGTGATCGCCCGCGACACCGAAGAAGAAGCCCGCGCCGTGCTGGCCGAGATCATCGACAAGGCCGACCCGGAAGCGGTCAACGCCTTTGGCGACGCGGCTAAACAGGCCGGCAAGGCTTCACCTGAAGGCGAGGGCAATTGGGCCAAATCGAGCTTTGAAGACCTGGTGCAGTACAACGACGGCTTCAAGACCAACCTGATCGGCACCCCGCAGCAGATCGCCGAACGCATCGTTGCGCTCAAGGCGGTGGGCGTGGACTTGGTGCTGGCGGGGTTCCTGCATTTTCAGGAAGAAGTGGAGTACTTCGGCAAGCGCGTGCTGCCGCTGGTGCGTGAGTTGGAGGCCAAGGCGGGGATCAGGCAAGTGGCCTGA
- a CDS encoding 2-oxoglutarate and iron-dependent oxygenase domain-containing protein, giving the protein MTELTTFTLPEAVTGSHADHQLGRKLIEAWRTDGIFQVGTHDEQDQKVQRAMAASKAFFKQPRQDKSRWVSELTYAGYVASGEEVTAGEQDQSEIFTLCKDLPLDDQRVKDGWPCHGPVPWPNDEYRDSMKALLAELDVTGEKLLKLVALGLELEINALTALSRDGWHHMRVLRFPASSAHTHRGIGAHTDYGMLVIATQDEVGGLYIRPPVEGEQRKRNWLPGESTAGLFENDEPWTFVKPVPRVFTVFPGDILQFMTHGYLLSTPHKVTLNTRERFAMAYFHEPAFNASARPLLDPLNGERIHYGTHFTNMFMRCYPERVTTERIKLQDRLRHLEKG; this is encoded by the coding sequence ATGACTGAGTTAACCACCTTCACCCTGCCTGAAGCCGTAACCGGCAGCCACGCCGATCACCAACTGGGCCGCAAGCTCATTGAGGCATGGCGCACTGACGGTATTTTCCAGGTCGGCACCCATGACGAACAGGACCAGAAGGTCCAGAGGGCCATGGCCGCCAGCAAGGCTTTTTTCAAGCAGCCCAGACAAGACAAGTCGCGCTGGGTCAGCGAACTGACCTATGCCGGGTATGTCGCCTCTGGCGAAGAGGTCACCGCCGGTGAGCAGGATCAATCGGAAATCTTCACCCTCTGCAAAGACCTGCCGCTGGATGATCAACGCGTCAAGGACGGCTGGCCGTGCCACGGTCCTGTGCCGTGGCCCAACGACGAGTACCGCGACAGCATGAAAGCGTTACTGGCGGAACTGGATGTGACCGGCGAGAAGTTGCTCAAGTTGGTGGCGCTGGGCCTGGAATTGGAGATAAACGCGTTAACAGCCCTGAGTCGGGATGGCTGGCATCATATGCGCGTGCTGCGCTTCCCTGCCAGCTCGGCACATACCCACCGTGGGATTGGCGCCCATACCGACTATGGCATGTTGGTCATTGCGACACAGGATGAGGTGGGTGGTTTATACATTCGCCCCCCGGTCGAAGGCGAGCAGCGCAAGCGCAACTGGCTGCCTGGCGAAAGTACCGCGGGGTTATTCGAAAATGACGAACCCTGGACATTCGTCAAACCGGTGCCACGCGTATTCACCGTATTTCCCGGTGATATTTTGCAGTTCATGACCCACGGTTATCTGCTATCGACGCCGCACAAGGTAACGCTCAACACCCGCGAACGCTTCGCCATGGCCTATTTTCACGAGCCCGCTTTCAACGCTTCGGCCCGGCCCTTGTTGGATCCGCTCAACGGTGAGCGCATTCATTACGGCACGCACTTTACCAATATGTTCATGCGCTGTTACCCGGAGCGGGTAACCACCGAGCGTATCAAGCTTCAGGACCGCCTGCGTCACCTAGAAAAAGGCTGA